The window AAATATTAAATGGAGTTTTTGATTGTTATATTAACTATACTATTGATATACTTTGGTTTAAAAATTATGGGAAGAATATTAGTCCCGTTATTGTTAAAGTATGTCTCTAAAAAGATGGAGAGGAAGTTTAAAGAAGGTTTTGGTCAGTATCAGCAGCAGTCTCATAACACACAAAGAAGTCAACCCAAAGAAGGGGAAACAGTAATAGACAAAAACCCTGTCAGGACTAAAAAAGACCCATCGAGATCTTCCAAGAAAGTAGGAGAATACATAGATTTCGAAGAAATAGACTAACCAAATCAATTATATGAACTTTAGCTTAAGAAAGTTAGCACCTCACATTGTCGTTTTTTTATTGTTTATAGTTGCCGCATTAGCATATTTTTCGCCGGTACTTCAGGGAAAGAAAATTTTTCAGAGTGATATAGTTCAGTATATCGGAATGGCTAAAGAGCAGAACGACTTCAGGAAAGCAAATAATGAAGAACCTTATTGGACCAATAGTGCATTTGGAGGGATGCCAACATATCAGCTTGGAGCTAACTATCCGCACAACTATGTAAAAAAAATAGATAAAACCATTAGGTTTCTTCCCAGGCCTGCCGATTATTTGTTTTTGTATTTTATAGGCTTTTATCTTTTACTGTTGGTATTGAAAGTTGACTGGAAATTAGCTTTCATAGGTTCATTGGCTTTTGGTTTTTCTACCTATTTAATTATAATTTTAGGTGTAGGACATAATGCGAAAGCCCATGCCATAGGCTACTTTCCTTTTGTATTGGCCGGTATTGTCTTGAGTTTCCGGAAAAACTACTTATGGGGTTTTTTACTTACTGCAATAGCAATGGCTCTTGAAATTAATGCGAATCATTTTCAGATGACCTATTACCTGATGTTTTTAGTGATGGTGATGGGAGTCGTATATCTGATCGATGCCTACAGAACAAAAGAATTACCTCATTTTTTC of the Zhouia spongiae genome contains:
- a CDS encoding DUF4834 family protein yields the protein MEFLIVILTILLIYFGLKIMGRILVPLLLKYVSKKMERKFKEGFGQYQQQSHNTQRSQPKEGETVIDKNPVRTKKDPSRSSKKVGEYIDFEEID